A section of the Cutibacterium granulosum genome encodes:
- a CDS encoding M23 family metallopeptidase, producing MRRLLPPAKSTTFASPQRDAKDDPSAMSRRHRRVQGLALAFVVGLSGWAVSAAGTIHTASADDLTDRKDEVSKQITKSEAAAEGYSDEVNKAADALQKSQNDLDQARKTLQGAQDAVSQAKAADEAKAAELQKARSDLSRAEQKVRSNEAAQVREHRKLSVVVSRTVQQQTPMMGVATFLTNMDSGDMNARIQWSNALMAGGQQALDQLETRQIALSKARDVEKQARDRVAREKQAVEDLLERKQQAESAAGTAKQDVAAAVTANEQAKKSADAKLAGERKHQEELRAEEDQLDKRIKERIAAAKRAEEARRRAEAERRAKEAAAKAAAEKKAAKKAESTSRKSAKHSRPHRHHPKKAHKRSSGSTRKASSYFDYPVNGPITSPYGQRFHPVLHVWKLHDGTDFGASCGTPIRAPRDGVVAEKYFNRGYGNRLMLDHGKIGGHYVTTGYNHASSYTVGVGQHVSRGQVIGYVGTTGFSTGCHLHFMVWTDGNRENPMGRWF from the coding sequence ATGAGGAGGCTGCTTCCCCCGGCCAAATCGACCACGTTCGCTTCGCCCCAGCGAGATGCCAAGGACGATCCCAGCGCCATGTCGCGGCGTCATCGCCGGGTCCAGGGCCTGGCACTGGCCTTCGTCGTCGGACTGAGTGGGTGGGCGGTGAGCGCTGCCGGAACCATCCACACGGCTTCCGCCGACGACCTCACCGATCGCAAGGACGAGGTCTCCAAGCAGATCACGAAGTCCGAGGCTGCCGCTGAGGGCTACAGTGACGAGGTCAACAAGGCGGCCGACGCCTTGCAGAAGTCCCAGAACGACCTGGACCAGGCCAGAAAGACCTTGCAGGGTGCCCAGGACGCCGTCTCCCAGGCGAAGGCAGCCGATGAGGCCAAGGCCGCCGAACTGCAGAAGGCGAGGAGTGACCTCTCCCGTGCCGAGCAGAAGGTCAGGAGCAACGAGGCAGCCCAGGTGCGGGAGCACCGGAAACTTTCCGTCGTCGTGAGTCGAACGGTCCAGCAGCAGACCCCCATGATGGGTGTTGCGACATTCCTCACGAACATGGACTCAGGCGACATGAACGCACGTATTCAGTGGTCCAACGCCCTCATGGCCGGGGGGCAGCAGGCACTGGACCAGCTTGAGACTCGCCAGATCGCACTCAGCAAGGCACGCGACGTGGAGAAGCAGGCGCGAGATCGGGTCGCGCGTGAGAAGCAGGCCGTCGAGGATCTCCTGGAGCGCAAGCAGCAGGCCGAGTCTGCAGCCGGCACTGCCAAGCAGGATGTCGCTGCGGCCGTGACGGCCAACGAGCAGGCCAAGAAGAGCGCGGACGCCAAGCTTGCGGGGGAGCGCAAGCACCAGGAGGAGCTGCGTGCCGAGGAGGACCAGCTCGACAAGCGCATCAAGGAGCGCATCGCTGCTGCCAAACGTGCCGAGGAAGCTCGCAGACGCGCCGAGGCCGAGCGACGCGCCAAGGAAGCTGCCGCCAAGGCCGCTGCCGAGAAGAAGGCTGCCAAGAAGGCCGAGTCGACGTCCAGGAAATCCGCCAAGCACAGCAGGCCTCATCGCCATCACCCGAAGAAGGCGCACAAGAGGTCCTCGGGCAGCACCAGGAAGGCGTCCTCGTACTTCGACTACCCGGTCAACGGCCCGATCACCTCACCCTACGGACAGCGGTTCCACCCCGTCCTGCACGTGTGGAAGCTCCATGACGGCACCGACTTCGGCGCCTCGTGCGGCACCCCGATCCGGGCGCCTCGAGACGGAGTCGTTGCCGAGAAGTACTTCAACAGGGGTTACGGGAACCGGCTCATGCTCGATCATGGCAAGATCGGCGGCCACTACGTGACGACCGGGTACAACCATGCCAGCAGCTACACGGTCGGGGTCGGGCAGCACGTGTCGCGCGGCCAGGTCATCGGCTATGTCGGCACCACGGGTTTCTCGACGGGTTGCCACCTGCATTTCATGGTGTGGACCGATGGAAACCGTGAGAATCCGATGGGTCGTTGGTTCTGA
- the ftsX gene encoding permease-like cell division protein FtsX produces MRHTLRETRNGLRRNVSMTIAVIVTMWVSLSLFGAALLAAQQVDLIKGKWYDKVEVSVFLCVKNVPGDNCVPGKDASQADKDAIKAALQSDPQVEKVYYESKKDAFEEYQRVYKDSPVKEILTVDTIQDSFRVKLVNPENYREVVAATQTMKGVQAVVDLHTALDPLFVWLNSLRWTTVGLSALLLVAAALQITNTIRMAVFARRRELEIMKLVGASNRFILTPFLLESLVAGLIGAILAAGTLAAGTYVIVMKKFAVTMSTIAWVNWHHVWVAIGWLAIVAVVLSLIPSYAAAKKYLKV; encoded by the coding sequence ATGAGACACACCCTGCGAGAGACCCGGAACGGTTTGCGACGCAATGTCAGCATGACGATTGCCGTCATCGTCACGATGTGGGTCTCGCTGTCTCTGTTCGGTGCCGCGCTGTTGGCGGCCCAGCAGGTCGACCTCATCAAGGGTAAGTGGTACGACAAGGTCGAGGTGTCGGTCTTCCTGTGCGTGAAGAACGTTCCCGGCGACAACTGTGTGCCCGGCAAGGACGCAAGCCAGGCGGACAAGGACGCGATCAAGGCTGCCCTGCAGAGCGATCCGCAGGTCGAGAAGGTCTACTACGAGTCCAAGAAGGACGCCTTCGAGGAGTACCAGCGGGTCTACAAGGACTCCCCGGTCAAGGAGATCCTCACGGTGGACACCATCCAGGACTCCTTCCGGGTGAAACTGGTGAATCCGGAGAACTACCGTGAGGTCGTGGCCGCCACCCAGACCATGAAGGGTGTCCAGGCCGTCGTCGATCTGCACACCGCCCTCGACCCGCTCTTCGTGTGGCTCAACTCCCTGCGATGGACGACGGTGGGTCTGTCGGCACTGCTGCTCGTGGCTGCCGCCCTGCAGATCACCAACACCATACGTATGGCCGTGTTCGCGCGTCGCCGGGAGTTGGAGATCATGAAGCTGGTTGGTGCGTCCAACCGTTTCATCCTCACGCCGTTCCTGTTGGAGTCCCTGGTGGCTGGGCTCATTGGTGCGATCCTGGCCGCCGGCACTCTGGCGGCGGGTACCTATGTCATCGTCATGAAGAAATTCGCCGTGACGATGTCGACGATCGCGTGGGTCAACTGGCACCACGTGTGGGTGGCCATTGGATGGTTGGCCATCGTGGCCGTCGTCCTGTCCCTCATCCCGTCCTATGCGGCGGCAAAGAAGTATCTCAAGGTCTGA
- the ftsE gene encoding cell division ATP-binding protein FtsE, with protein MITFDSVSMVYAGQTHPALMNVSVDIDDGEFVFLVGPSGSGKSTFIRLILGEQRPSRGRLMVNGRNVGLMSRRRVASLRRGIGTVFQDFQLLPGKTVYENVAFALEVIGKSVRCIRDEVPRTLELVGLADKGDRMPGELSGGEQQRVAIARAVVNHPGILIADEPTGNLDPETSIGIMKLLDRIHRSGTTVLMATHDATIVDQMRRRVLELDHGHLVRDQKAGLYGTQ; from the coding sequence TTGATCACCTTCGACAGTGTCAGCATGGTCTATGCCGGGCAGACCCACCCTGCCCTCATGAACGTCAGTGTTGACATCGACGACGGTGAGTTCGTCTTCCTCGTGGGGCCGTCCGGCTCCGGCAAGTCGACGTTCATCCGACTCATCCTGGGTGAGCAGCGCCCCAGTCGTGGTCGGCTCATGGTCAATGGTCGAAATGTCGGTCTCATGTCACGGCGTCGGGTCGCCTCGTTGCGACGAGGGATCGGCACGGTGTTCCAGGACTTCCAGCTGCTGCCGGGAAAGACGGTCTACGAGAACGTCGCCTTTGCGCTGGAGGTGATCGGCAAGTCCGTTCGATGCATCCGTGACGAGGTGCCCCGAACCCTGGAGCTGGTGGGACTTGCGGACAAGGGGGATCGCATGCCCGGCGAGTTGTCCGGCGGTGAGCAGCAACGAGTCGCCATTGCACGCGCCGTCGTCAACCACCCGGGGATCCTCATTGCCGACGAGCCGACCGGAAACTTGGACCCGGAGACGAGTATCGGCATCATGAAGCTGCTCGACCGCATTCATCGCAGTGGAACGACGGTGCTCATGGCCACCCATGACGCCACCATCGTCGACCAGATGCGCCGACGTGTGCTGGAGCTGGATCACGGCCACCTCGTTCGCGACCAGAAGGCCGGCCTGTACGGCACCCAGTGA
- the prfB gene encoding peptide chain release factor 2: MALVDLQQTVDELNHSLESIELVLDPETKKKEIAELEQQAAAPDLWDDQEHAQKVTSRLSALQAELSRLEKLRSRLEDVSVLLEFAAEGDDEDSEKEAEQELERMRDEIDSLEVRTLLSGKYDEREAVVTVRSEAGGVDAADFAEMLLRMYTRWAERHDYKVEMLDTSYAEEAGIKSATFILHAPYGYGTLSVESGTHRLVRISPFDNQGRRQTSFAGVEVLPVVEEADHVDIPDSDLRVDVFHSSGPGGQGVNTTDSAVRLTHLPTGMVVTCQDERSQIQNKAAAMRVLQAKLLEKAHQEQEAEMNSLKSEGNSWGAQMRSYVLHPYQMVKDLRTNYEVGNTDAVFDGNIDGFIDAGIRWRRSTENES; this comes from the coding sequence GTGGCATTGGTAGACCTGCAACAGACCGTTGATGAGCTCAATCACTCCCTGGAGTCGATCGAGCTCGTCCTCGATCCTGAGACGAAGAAGAAAGAGATCGCCGAGCTGGAGCAGCAGGCTGCTGCCCCCGATCTGTGGGACGACCAGGAGCACGCCCAGAAGGTGACCTCCCGGCTGTCCGCCCTGCAGGCTGAGCTGTCCCGTCTGGAGAAGCTGCGTTCGCGTCTTGAGGACGTCTCCGTCCTGCTCGAGTTTGCCGCCGAGGGTGACGACGAGGACTCCGAGAAGGAGGCCGAGCAGGAGCTGGAGCGGATGCGCGACGAGATCGATTCCCTCGAGGTTCGCACCCTGCTCTCCGGCAAGTACGACGAGCGTGAGGCAGTCGTCACCGTGCGTTCCGAGGCCGGTGGCGTGGATGCTGCCGACTTCGCCGAGATGCTGCTGCGCATGTACACCCGATGGGCCGAACGTCACGACTACAAGGTGGAGATGCTCGACACCTCCTACGCCGAGGAGGCTGGCATCAAGTCGGCCACCTTCATCCTGCACGCCCCATACGGCTATGGCACCTTGTCGGTGGAGTCCGGCACCCACCGTCTGGTGCGCATCAGCCCGTTCGACAACCAGGGACGCCGCCAGACCTCCTTCGCCGGTGTCGAGGTGCTCCCAGTGGTGGAGGAGGCTGACCACGTCGACATCCCCGACTCGGACCTGCGTGTCGACGTCTTCCACTCCTCAGGTCCCGGCGGCCAGGGCGTCAACACCACCGACTCGGCCGTGCGCCTGACCCACCTGCCCACCGGGATGGTCGTCACCTGTCAGGACGAGCGTTCCCAGATCCAGAACAAGGCTGCCGCCATGCGCGTGCTGCAGGCCAAGCTGCTGGAGAAGGCCCACCAGGAGCAGGAGGCCGAGATGAACTCGCTGAAGTCCGAGGGCAACTCGTGGGGTGCCCAGATGCGCTCCTACGTGCTGCACCCCTACCAGATGGTCAAGGATCTGCGCACCAACTACGAGGTCGGCAACACCGATGCGGTCTTCGACGGCAACATCGACGGGTTCATCGACGCCGGTATCCGGTGGCGGCGCAGCACCGAGAACGAATCCTGA
- a CDS encoding DUF805 domain-containing protein has product MPNDQWGPYKTPEDQPQRPASDIPQGQGNSHEQNPHATQYPQQPQDQQPGRGQYAPNPCGYDPYTPQQVGHPRPRVSFPTAVRLFFKNYAVFNGRASRSEFWWVVLLNILVGAVLGGINGGMGGSTTNPSTLYSVLSLVWELATLVPRIALGVRRLHDTNRSGFNLFWALLPVVGWIVLLVFYCQSSHPDAWRRYDNGTLPVEE; this is encoded by the coding sequence ATGCCGAACGACCAGTGGGGCCCTTACAAGACTCCGGAGGACCAGCCTCAACGCCCCGCCTCCGACATCCCCCAAGGGCAGGGCAACTCACATGAACAGAACCCGCACGCAACGCAGTACCCCCAGCAGCCGCAGGACCAGCAGCCAGGCCGGGGCCAGTACGCACCCAACCCATGCGGCTACGATCCCTACACACCACAGCAGGTAGGCCATCCGCGACCCCGAGTCTCCTTCCCCACCGCCGTAAGGCTCTTCTTCAAGAACTACGCCGTGTTCAACGGCCGCGCCTCCCGCTCGGAGTTCTGGTGGGTAGTTCTGCTCAACATCCTCGTTGGAGCAGTCCTCGGGGGCATCAACGGTGGCATGGGTGGTTCGACCACGAATCCGAGCACGCTCTACTCGGTGCTGTCACTCGTGTGGGAGCTCGCGACCCTCGTCCCCAGAATCGCCTTGGGCGTGCGTCGTCTTCACGACACCAACCGCAGTGGATTCAACCTTTTCTGGGCCCTGCTTCCCGTCGTTGGCTGGATCGTCCTGCTGGTCTTCTACTGCCAGTCCTCCCATCCCGATGCCTGGCGCAGGTACGACAACGGCACGCTACCGGTTGAGGAGTGA
- a CDS encoding thiamine-phosphate kinase translates to MTEQTIAQVGEFPLIDSLVAPLSMGPQVQLGPGDDGAVVTIDGSMVVSVDLLIENSHFRRDWSSAHDVGRKAIAVNVADIEAMGAQPLTVVLGFSTPASLPVRWAREFMAGMAQEAQLAGVSIVGGDTTNGEIISISVTVMGQTAGLAPVRRDGAQVGDEVAYVGRLGYAAAGLDLLMHGIGWLQPGEGAHQRGFDGSTADAARRFQHDVSRYRETIESQRHPQPPYGQGRVAARAGAHAMIDVSDGLIADLGHIAQNSGVRVNLRSEAFIIAEPVRAAAERIDTDPMTWMLTGGEDHALVATFAPGTVPEGWTVIGSVDAAAGPDAAGSAPMGHPCIMVDGQQWQGAGGWTHFSS, encoded by the coding sequence ATGACCGAGCAGACCATCGCCCAGGTGGGGGAGTTCCCCCTCATCGACTCCCTCGTCGCCCCGCTGTCCATGGGACCACAGGTGCAGCTGGGCCCCGGTGACGACGGGGCCGTGGTCACCATCGACGGATCCATGGTGGTCTCGGTCGATCTTCTCATCGAGAACTCACACTTTCGCCGTGACTGGTCATCGGCCCATGACGTCGGGCGCAAGGCGATCGCCGTCAACGTCGCAGACATCGAGGCCATGGGCGCCCAGCCGCTCACCGTCGTGCTGGGGTTCAGCACCCCCGCCAGTCTGCCGGTGCGATGGGCTCGCGAGTTCATGGCTGGTATGGCCCAGGAGGCGCAGCTCGCGGGTGTCAGCATCGTCGGGGGAGACACCACCAATGGTGAGATCATCAGCATCTCGGTCACCGTCATGGGGCAGACGGCAGGGCTTGCCCCAGTGCGTCGCGACGGCGCCCAGGTGGGTGACGAGGTGGCCTACGTCGGTCGACTGGGGTACGCCGCCGCAGGTCTCGACCTGCTCATGCACGGGATCGGCTGGCTCCAACCGGGGGAAGGGGCACACCAACGCGGATTCGACGGTTCCACGGCAGACGCAGCCCGGCGTTTCCAGCACGATGTGTCCAGATACCGGGAAACCATCGAGTCACAGCGTCATCCACAACCGCCGTACGGTCAGGGTCGAGTGGCAGCTCGCGCCGGGGCGCACGCCATGATCGACGTCTCCGACGGCCTCATCGCCGATCTGGGGCACATTGCCCAGAACTCCGGGGTGAGGGTGAATCTCCGCTCCGAGGCATTCATCATTGCCGAGCCGGTACGTGCGGCTGCCGAACGCATCGACACCGATCCCATGACGTGGATGCTCACCGGGGGAGAGGATCATGCCCTCGTCGCCACCTTCGCACCTGGCACCGTGCCCGAGGGCTGGACGGTCATCGGCAGCGTCGATGCTGCCGCCGGACCCGACGCAGCCGGTTCCGCACCGATGGGGCACCCGTGCATCATGGTTGACGGTCAGCAATGGCAGGGCGCCGGGGGCTGGACGCATTTCTCGTCGTGA
- a CDS encoding D-alanine--D-alanine ligase family protein yields the protein MADPITVAVVFGGMSSEHSISCLTAANVVAAMDADRFTVVGIGISPDGVWTSWSAQDVLDLPRTGSLPEVSSVGHPGVTLQRHADGCHLVTSDGIDTPIDVIFPLLHGPYGEDGTIQGLLEMNGARYVGCGVASSANCMDKHLTKVVLSEAGILVGPYVVVRPHEWEDDRQGCLDRIGELTMPVFVKPARGGSSVGITKVTTGDDLVAAIEQARRFDPKVIVEQGITGREIECSVLDGHGGHAPRASAPGEIIVHDPDGFYDFQAKYLTGQDRATVSIPADLDEATSARVQQVAIDAFRALGCEGLARIDTFVTGDGTIYVNEPNTMPGFTTTSGFPLMWQASGLTYPQIVTELVELALERPLGLR from the coding sequence ATGGCTGACCCAATCACGGTGGCTGTCGTCTTCGGCGGGATGAGCTCGGAACACTCCATCTCGTGCCTGACGGCTGCCAACGTCGTCGCTGCGATGGATGCCGATCGCTTCACGGTCGTGGGAATCGGAATCTCACCCGATGGGGTGTGGACCTCGTGGAGTGCGCAGGACGTCCTCGACCTTCCGAGGACTGGCTCGCTTCCCGAGGTGAGCAGTGTCGGCCATCCGGGCGTCACCCTGCAACGACATGCCGACGGCTGCCATCTCGTCACCAGTGACGGGATCGACACCCCCATCGACGTGATCTTCCCACTCCTGCACGGCCCCTACGGTGAGGACGGCACCATCCAGGGGCTGCTCGAGATGAACGGGGCTCGCTACGTCGGCTGTGGTGTGGCGTCCTCGGCGAACTGCATGGACAAGCACCTCACCAAGGTGGTGCTGAGTGAGGCGGGCATCCTGGTGGGCCCCTACGTCGTCGTGCGTCCCCATGAGTGGGAGGACGACCGTCAGGGATGCCTGGACCGCATCGGCGAGCTCACGATGCCGGTCTTCGTCAAGCCCGCTCGTGGCGGCTCGTCGGTCGGCATCACCAAGGTCACCACCGGTGATGATCTCGTGGCCGCCATCGAGCAGGCGCGTCGGTTCGATCCCAAGGTCATCGTCGAGCAGGGGATCACCGGTCGAGAGATTGAGTGTTCCGTGCTCGACGGCCACGGCGGACACGCCCCGCGGGCATCGGCACCCGGTGAGATCATCGTTCACGACCCCGATGGTTTCTACGACTTCCAGGCGAAATACCTCACCGGGCAGGATCGGGCGACCGTGTCCATCCCGGCGGATCTGGACGAGGCCACCAGCGCACGGGTGCAGCAGGTCGCCATCGACGCCTTCCGTGCCCTGGGCTGTGAGGGTCTGGCGCGCATCGACACCTTCGTCACCGGTGACGGCACGATCTACGTCAACGAGCCCAACACCATGCCCGGATTCACCACGACTTCGGGGTTCCCCCTCATGTGGCAGGCCAGTGGGCTCACGTACCCCCAGATCGTCACCGAGCTGGTCGAACTGGCCCTGGAACGGCCGCTGGGGCTGCGATGA
- a CDS encoding lysophospholipid acyltransferase family protein has protein sequence MATDMEFTGVENLPAQGPCLIVGNHISNYDPVVMGAFLLFNGRFPHWLAKKELFSVPALGWLASVSGQIPVDRSHPDPRLILGTAREQLEHGRTVIMYPEGTITADPLGWPMTGRTGAARLALSCPVPVIPVGQWGPQEVMGFKKMTFPRFFPHKTMRLSVGEPVRLSDLWYHQDDRAAVTEATERIMAAIDAQVEIVRGEHVPASRYDGRTGLRVPRWATGTATRTDSAVGN, from the coding sequence ATGGCCACGGACATGGAATTCACTGGTGTGGAGAATCTTCCCGCCCAGGGGCCCTGCCTCATCGTGGGCAATCACATCTCCAACTACGATCCCGTCGTCATGGGGGCATTTCTGCTCTTCAACGGCAGGTTTCCGCACTGGCTCGCCAAGAAGGAGCTGTTCTCGGTGCCGGCTCTGGGATGGCTTGCCTCGGTCTCCGGCCAGATCCCGGTGGATCGCTCCCACCCCGATCCCCGCCTCATCCTCGGAACGGCACGCGAGCAGCTGGAGCACGGCCGGACGGTCATCATGTACCCCGAGGGGACGATCACCGCAGACCCGCTCGGGTGGCCGATGACCGGACGTACCGGCGCAGCTCGACTGGCACTGTCGTGTCCGGTTCCAGTGATCCCGGTGGGCCAGTGGGGGCCACAGGAGGTCATGGGTTTCAAGAAGATGACCTTCCCCAGGTTCTTCCCGCACAAGACGATGCGCCTGAGTGTGGGTGAACCCGTGCGATTGTCGGACCTGTGGTACCACCAGGACGATCGCGCTGCCGTCACGGAGGCCACCGAGCGCATCATGGCTGCCATCGACGCCCAGGTGGAGATCGTGCGTGGGGAACACGTGCCGGCCAGCCGATACGATGGGCGTACCGGTCTACGGGTGCCTCGCTGGGCAACCGGTACCGCCACCCGCACCGACAGTGCCGTGGGCAACTGA
- a CDS encoding IclR family transcriptional regulator gives MDEYSSGVGVLDKAALVLAALETGPASLANLVQTTGLARPTAHRLARALEHHRFVARDLHGRFILGPRLAELASAAGEDRLLAASGPILARLRDITGESAQLYRRQGESRVCVATAERPTGLRDTIPVGSLMSMDAGSAAQILLAWEDSDKIRRSLAHSSFSAVTLAAVRKRGWAQSVGEREQGIASVSAAVRSPSDKVIAAVSVSGPIGRLSRQPGRIHAPAVIAAGERLSEVLRRTAE, from the coding sequence ATGGACGAATACAGCAGCGGCGTCGGCGTACTCGACAAGGCCGCATTGGTGCTCGCCGCACTCGAGACCGGCCCGGCGAGCCTGGCAAACCTCGTGCAGACCACTGGACTGGCTCGGCCCACCGCCCATCGTCTGGCCCGCGCCCTGGAGCATCATCGCTTCGTCGCACGCGATCTGCACGGACGATTCATCCTGGGGCCGCGTCTGGCCGAGCTCGCGTCTGCTGCTGGCGAGGATCGTCTGTTGGCGGCGTCCGGGCCGATTCTCGCTCGTCTGAGAGACATCACGGGTGAATCGGCGCAGCTGTATCGCCGTCAGGGTGAGAGCAGGGTGTGCGTCGCGACCGCCGAGCGCCCGACTGGCCTGCGCGACACCATCCCGGTGGGCAGCCTCATGTCCATGGATGCTGGTTCTGCCGCTCAGATCCTGCTTGCCTGGGAGGACTCCGACAAGATCCGCCGCAGTCTGGCCCACTCGTCGTTCTCGGCCGTCACCTTGGCTGCCGTGCGCAAACGTGGCTGGGCACAGTCGGTGGGTGAGCGGGAGCAGGGAATCGCCTCGGTCTCGGCAGCCGTACGTTCCCCCTCGGACAAGGTTATTGCGGCTGTCTCGGTCTCCGGGCCGATTGGCAGACTGTCGCGCCAGCCCGGACGTATCCATGCTCCAGCCGTCATCGCCGCCGGTGAGCGGCTCTCGGAGGTGCTGCGTCGCACAGCTGAGTGA
- a CDS encoding CPBP family intramembrane glutamic endopeptidase produces MSRGQCVPPESGVDYAHVLDLPPDGMARGLIGVAGAMLGYAVVVPLLTQLFIALGWLVTGMPGTWQQHSARALRYETVDGLIATHLGLAGLIPIVVLLAKFVHHRRATWIWSVQPGFRWRFALLVALVAGVVINVTQVIVKGGDSWGFTAPSDWWVWLIAILLTSPLQAAAEEVLFRGYFMNCLGSMGANRWVAVVVSALVFALAHGTQNMWLFADRFTFGLLAGALVILTGGLEAGIAAHVLNNLFAFGYSVFRGGASVARGLTSMGWVDALWDVTGFLAIALAAWWISRWMTVATRTPDDLVMAELEHSGKA; encoded by the coding sequence ATGAGCCGTGGCCAGTGCGTTCCCCCCGAGTCCGGGGTCGACTACGCCCATGTCCTCGATCTGCCACCCGACGGCATGGCCCGGGGGCTCATCGGCGTCGCCGGGGCCATGCTGGGCTATGCCGTCGTGGTTCCGCTGCTCACCCAGCTGTTCATCGCCCTGGGATGGCTCGTCACCGGCATGCCCGGCACATGGCAGCAACACTCGGCACGGGCACTGCGCTACGAGACGGTCGATGGCTTGATCGCCACCCATCTGGGGCTGGCAGGTCTCATTCCCATCGTCGTGCTTCTGGCGAAATTCGTGCATCATCGTCGCGCCACGTGGATCTGGTCGGTGCAACCGGGTTTCCGGTGGCGATTCGCCCTGTTGGTGGCCCTTGTCGCGGGGGTCGTCATCAACGTCACCCAGGTCATCGTCAAGGGCGGGGACTCCTGGGGGTTCACCGCACCCTCGGACTGGTGGGTGTGGCTCATCGCCATCCTGCTCACTTCGCCACTGCAGGCGGCTGCGGAGGAGGTTCTGTTCCGCGGCTACTTCATGAACTGTCTGGGGTCGATGGGCGCCAACCGGTGGGTCGCCGTCGTCGTCTCGGCGCTGGTGTTCGCCCTTGCCCACGGCACCCAGAACATGTGGCTGTTCGCAGACCGGTTCACGTTCGGCCTGCTCGCTGGTGCCCTGGTGATCCTCACCGGGGGCTTGGAGGCGGGGATCGCAGCGCATGTGCTCAACAACCTCTTCGCCTTTGGGTACTCCGTGTTCCGGGGTGGGGCCTCCGTGGCCCGAGGGTTGACGTCGATGGGCTGGGTCGACGCGCTGTGGGATGTCACGGGATTCCTGGCCATCGCGCTGGCTGCCTGGTGGATCTCGCGATGGATGACGGTGGCGACGAGGACCCCGGATGACCTCGTCATGGCTGAGCTTGAGCACTCTGGCAAGGCGTGA
- a CDS encoding fumarylacetoacetate hydrolase family protein, with amino-acid sequence MRIARYAPADGDPAFGIVELAADGGDHPDTIAQITGDPVAGPVQYTGARVNLADVRLLSPVIPRSKIIGVGRNYPAPGTGRPDPGSTRAAGDGSAASAGVGQGSADSSSLMTFLKPNTAVIGPDSPIVRPDDCTDLQVEGELAVVIGRICKDVPVERAQEAIFGFTVANDVTADGDWGADDMIRVKGSDTFCPLGPWMVTHFSVAEAGNVRLRTTVDGTVCQESSTSEMIRSVSELVSEISSRLTLLPGDVILTGTPAGAATVVPRQQVEVEIEGIGTLVNSVVAGQNAVVEG; translated from the coding sequence ATGCGAATCGCCCGTTACGCCCCCGCAGATGGGGATCCTGCCTTCGGAATCGTGGAACTTGCGGCCGACGGTGGTGACCACCCCGACACCATCGCCCAGATCACCGGTGACCCAGTTGCCGGACCGGTGCAGTACACCGGGGCCAGGGTGAACCTGGCCGACGTCCGACTGCTCAGCCCGGTGATTCCCCGGTCCAAGATCATTGGTGTGGGACGCAACTACCCTGCACCGGGCACGGGACGCCCGGATCCCGGCTCGACCCGAGCCGCTGGTGATGGGTCCGCCGCCTCGGCCGGGGTGGGGCAGGGATCGGCTGACTCGTCGTCCCTCATGACGTTCCTCAAGCCCAACACGGCCGTCATCGGCCCCGACAGCCCCATCGTGCGTCCGGACGACTGCACGGATCTGCAGGTCGAGGGTGAACTGGCCGTCGTCATCGGACGAATCTGCAAGGACGTGCCGGTCGAGCGAGCCCAGGAGGCCATCTTCGGGTTCACCGTGGCCAATGACGTCACGGCTGATGGCGACTGGGGTGCCGACGACATGATTCGTGTCAAGGGATCGGACACCTTCTGCCCGCTGGGGCCGTGGATGGTCACCCACTTCTCGGTGGCCGAGGCCGGCAACGTACGGCTGCGCACCACGGTGGACGGAACGGTGTGTCAGGAGTCGTCCACCAGCGAGATGATCCGCTCCGTCTCCGAGCTCGTCAGCGAGATCTCGTCGCGACTGACCCTGCTGCCCGGTGACGTCATTCTCACCGGCACACCAGCGGGAGCTGCAACGGTCGTGCCACGACAGCAGGTCGAGGTGGAGATCGAGGGGATCGGCACCTTGGTGAACTCCGTGGTCGCAGGGCAGAACGCGGTTGTCGAGGGCTGA